The DNA segment TCGTATTTGATCGGCGCGTGGTTGGCCGGAATCTCGATCGCGACGTAGATGTCGTTCGGCAGGTCTTTGCCAGCCGGGATCTTGCTGTAGCTCATGGTCAACTCCCAGGGGGTGGGGCCAAAAAAGTGGGCGCGATTATAGGCATATTCCCAAGCCGATGCCACGCCGTTCTGCTTATCCATTGGTCGCGTCGCGATAGTCCGGATGGGTGATCTGGAGCCGTTTCAAACGGCTCAGCGGGTCCTGGCGGTAGAACGCCTGGAGCTGGCGGTAGACGGCGGGGAAGGCCTGGTCGAGCAGGTCCGGGGCGGTGAAGAAGTACTCGCTGGCGACCGCGAAGAATTCTGCCGGGTCCTCGGCCGCATACGGGTCGATCGGCGTTTCGGCATCCGGGTCGCGGTCGAGCTGCGCATTCAGCGCATCAAAGGCGGTCTGCATGGCCAGGGCCCAGTCGGACTGGCGCATGTCCCGGTGCAGCGGCGGCAGGCCGTTGGGGCTGCCGTTGAGCATGTCGAGCTTGTGTGCCAACTCGTGGATCACCAGGTTGTAGCCGTCCCAGCCGCCGCTGGCCTGCACGCCGGGCCAGGCGAGTATGACCGGGCCGAACTGCCAGGACTCGCCGCTGCGTTCGTCCTCGTACTCGTGCTCCACACCCGCTGCGTCGCGGTGGCGCTGGGGGCTGACGAAGTCGTCGGGATAGAGCACCAGTTCGTGGAAGCCCTGGTACCAGTCGAGGTCCGGCAGGTGCAGCAGGGGGAGTTGGGCGAGGGCGGCGAGGGTCAGGCGGTCGTCGCGGGAAAGCTCGACGCCGGGCAGGGCGCTGATGCGCTTTCCATGCAGGAAGAGCACGCTGCGTTCGCGCAGGCGCTGGTTCTCAGTCTCGTCCAGGCCATCGAGAATCGGCAGGCGCCGCTGCACGGTTGCCCACTGCTCGGGGGCAACCGGGTTGCGGGCGAGGATGCGCCGGCGGCGCCAACTGCGGTAGGACCACATGGGCCGCGGGTCAGCTCGAGTGCTCGGCGTCTTTGGCGGCGGGGCGAAAGTGACTCCGCGCAAAGCCAATCATCATGGGTAGCATGGACAGGCCGATGATGGCGATGACCATCAGTGACAGGTGCTGCTTGATGAAGGGCACGTTGCCGAAGAAGAAGCCCAGGGTTACCAGGCCACCCACCCAGAGAAGGGTGCCCAGCACGCTGAAGGCGAAGAAACGCGGGTAGGGCATGCGGCCCACGCCCGCGACGAAGGGCGCGAATGTCCGCACGATGGGCAGGAAGCGCGCCAGGGTCACGGTCTTGCCACCGTGGCGGTCGTAGAAGTCGTGGGTGCGCTGCAGGTAGTCGCGACGGAAGATTTTCGAGTTCGGGTTGCTGAACAGCCGTTCGCCCACCGTGCGTCCGATCAGGTAGTTGGTGCTGTCGCCACTGATGGCCGCGAGCATCAACAGGCCGCCGAGCAACAGGGGGTCCATCCCGCCGGTGGCGCAGACGGCGCCGGCGATGAAGAGCAGGGAGTCGCCAGGGAGGAAGGGCGTTACCACCAGGCCCGTCTCGCAGAAGATGACCAGGAAGAGGATGGCGTAGATCCAGGTTCCGTAGTTGGTGACCAGCAGGTTGAGGTATTGGTCAAGGTGGAGAATGAGGTCGATCGGGTTGAAATCCATGGGGCGCCTTGTGAATGACTGCGGCGAGAGCGGGGCAGTAACTCACGCATTATAGGGAAAAGGCCCACGGCTACGGCCATCGGATAGCCGAATGGCAAACGGCATAAAGACTGCATGCGGATTCCGCATCCATCCGGCCACCTATTCCATGAACATCCGGCCACTGATTTCACGCTGATCCGGCCACCCATTCCACGCGCATCCGGCCACTGATTCCACAGCCATCCGGCCACCCGTCAGGCAGGCAGCCACGCAGGATTTCTTCACTACCATCGGCCTCTTTTTCGGAGCAGAGAGGTCGCCGTGGAGCGTTTATCCATGCGTAAGATTCGCGAAGTACTACGTCTCAAGTTTGAGGTTGGTCTATCTGCCCGCCAGATCGCGGTCAGCCTGCAAGTTGGTCGCGCCACCATCGGTGACTACCTCAATCGCTTTGCTGCCTGTGGGCTGACCTGGCCCTCTGCCCTGACCGACGCCGAGCTGGAGCGGCAGCTTTTCCCGCCGTCGCCCTCCGTTCCCAGTGAACAGCGCCCGATCCCTGACTGGGCTTGGATACATGCCGAGCTGCGTCGTCCCGGGGTCACCCTGGCGCTGCTCTGGCAGGAGTATCGACTGAGCCAGCCACAGGGGTTCCAGTACAGCTGGTTCTGCGATCACTACCGCGCCTGGCAGGGCAAGGTGGATGTGGTAATGCGCCAAGAGCACCGGGTCGGCGAGAAATTGTTTGTCGACTATGCCGGCCAGACAGTGCCGATCATTGACCGGCGTACCGGCGAGATCCGTCAGGCGCAGATCTTTGTCGCGGTGCTCGGCGCCTCCAGCTACACCTTTGCGGAGGCCACCTGGTCACAGCAGTTGTCGGACTGGCTGGGTTCTCATGCTCGCTGCTTTGCCTTTCTCGGCGGGGTGCCGGCGATCGTGGTGCCGGACAACCTACGCAGTGCAGTGAGCAAGACGCACCGCTATGAGCCGGACATCAACCCCAGCTATCGCGATCTGGCCGAGCATTATGCGGTGGCTATCGTGCCAGCCAGAGCCCGAAAGCCGCGTGACAAGGCCAAGGTTGAGGTCGGTGTGCAGGTGGTGGAGCGCTGGATTCTGGCGGCACTGCGCCACCGGCAATTCTTTTCGCGGGAAGAGCTCAACACCGCCATCGGTGCGCTACTGGTTCGCCTGAATCAGCGCCCGTTCAAGAAGCTGCCGGGTTCCCGGCAGTCAGCCTTCGAAACGCTGGATCAACCGGCACTGCGCGCTCTTCCGGAGCAGCCCTATGTCTACGCCGAATGGAAGAAAGTCCGGGTGCATATCGACTACCACGTCGAGGTCGATGGGCATTACTACTCGGTGCCCTACCAACTGGTGAAGCAACAACTGGAGGTGCGCCTGACGGCGCGCACGGTGGAGTGCTTCCACGGCAATCAGCGGGTGGCCAGCCATGTCCGCGCCCAGCTTAAGGGGCGGCATAGCACCCAGGTCGGGCACATGCCCAAGAGTCATCGCGAACATGCCGAGTGGACGCCCCAGCGCCTGGTGCGCTGGGCGGAGCAGACCGGCCCCCATACGGCTGGCGTGATCCAGCACATCCTCGAACGGCGCAGCCATCCGAGCCACGGCTATCGGGCCTGCCTGGGCATCCTGCGCCTCGGCAAAGCCCATGGCGAAGATCGTCTGGAGGCGGCCTGCCAGCGCGCATTGAGCTTGGGGGCCTGTAGCTACAAGAGCCTCGAATCCATCCTGCGCCAAGGCCTTGAGCGTCTGCCGCTGCCTCAACAGCACCTGCCGCTGCTGCCGGATAACCACGAAAACCTGCGTGGCCCGCGCTACTACCACTGACCTGAAGGAACGCCCCCATGTTGCATCACCCGACTCTGGACAAGCTCCAGAACCTGCGCCTGCACGGCATGCTCAAAGCGCTGAGCGAGCAGCTGACAACCCCGGATATCAGCAGCCTGAGCTTCGAGGAACGCCTCGGTCTGCTCATCGACCGTGAACTGACCGAGCGCGAGGACAAGCGCTTGAGCAGCCGGCTGCGCCAGGCCCGACTCCGGCATAACGCCTGTATCGAAGACCTCGACTACCGCAGTCCGCGCGGCCTGGACAAGGGGCTGATCCTCCAGCTGAGCAGCGGCCAGTGGCTGCGTGAAGGGCTCAACCTGATCATCGGCGGCCCCACCGGCGTGGGCAAAACCTGGCTCGCCTGTGCCCTGGCCCACAAGGCCTGCCGGGATGGTTTCAGCGTGCGCTACCTGCGCCTGCCACGCCTGCTGGAGGACTTGGGCCTGGCTCACGGCGATGGTCGCTTCGCCAAGCTGATGAGCAGCTATGCCAAGACCGACCTGTTGATCCTCGATGACTGGGGACTGGCCCCGTTCACCGCCGAACAGCGCCGCGACATGCTGGAACTGCTGGATGACCGCTACGGCCAACGCTCGACCCTGGTGACCAGCCAGATGCCCGTGGAAAACTGGCACGAGCTGATCGGCGATCCAACCCTGGCCGATGCCATCCTCGACCGTTTGGTACACAACGCCTATCGCCTCCAGCTCAAGGGCGAATCGATGCGTAAAAGAACTCGGAAATTGACGGCACCCGGGCAATCAGATTAACAATGCCAGCCCTGCGTCGCTGCGCTCCGACTGCCCGGCCGGATGGCCGTGGAACAGGTGGCCGGATGTGCGTGGAATACCCGGCCGGATCAGCGTGGATTGGGTGGCCGGATGGCGTGGAATCCGCAGACTGCAACTGTTTCCATTGATTTCCCGGGACAGGATGCGCGCCCAGGCCATTACAGCTGTTGGAACACCCCGCCGTGAGCCTGGCCCAGGGGCATGGCCTGGATTGCCCAGCCAGGCGGCCCGTGCATGGCAGGACGCCAGGGACGCCTGACGCTGCTGTTGGGGTTACTGGGCTAGCAGGCTGTTGAAAAACTACCTGCGTTGCCGAGGCGTCGTTAAAAACCGACTCGGGCGCGAGTCCGATCAAAATGCTCATTTACAACACGTAAACTCCGCTTTTTCGTCGGTTTGACTCGCTGGTGCTCGCCCTTCGGGCCAGCCTTCGGCTGTTACTCCCGCTGGTCGTTGCGCCTCGCCTCGGCTGCCTCGCTCACGTTTTTCAACAAGCTGCTAGCCGAGGAGAGCCCGGCTCGCTGGCCGGGCTCATGCAGCGGGTTCAGTCGCTGTTGATTGGCAGGATGTAGTTCTTGAACTCGGTGTCTTCGTGGAAACCGATGGATTCGTACACTTTGTGCGCCACCTCGTTGCTCACGCTGGTGGACACGCGCATGCGCACGGCGTTGGTTTCCCGCGCCATCTTCTTCGCGGTCTGCAGCAGGCGGTCGGCCACCAGCTGGCGGCGGGCGTCTTCTGCGACGTAGATGTCGTTGAGGATCCACACGCGCTTCAGGGACAACGAGGAGAAGCTCGGGTAGAGCTGGCAGAAGCCCAGCAGACGGGTGTCGTCGTCATCTGACAAGGCCAGGTAAATCACTGATTCCTTGCGGCTCAGACGCTTCTCCAGGAACTTCTTCGAGGACTCCGGGAACGGCAGTTCACCATAGAACTCACGGTACTTCACGAACAGCGGCGTAAGCAGGTCCAGGTGCTCCAGGGTGGCTTGGACGATGCGCATGATGGGCCTCGGTGTCTGTGGATGGGCTTGATTGGCGATGCAGATGCTGTGCCAGCCAACGTCGTCGATGCTGCACCAGAATTTGTGGAAAGCGCAATCCAAGCAAGCGTTTGACCGGTTTCCCCTGTCTCGTGGCTGCCGGGCGGCCCAGCGCGGTTGCACAGGCTGCGCCGGACCGCTCCCGTCTTGCCAGTACGGTTTCAGTGGTGGTCGGTGGCCAGCAGGAAATTGCCGGCCAGGGCCCGATCGGGCTCGCCAGACAGGCTCGGTACCTCGGCTTCGTCCTTCAGGTTCACCCCGGACAACTGCCGGCGGCAGGCTTCACGCATCAGGTAGAGCAAGCGGTGGGCGGCCATGCCGTAGCTGAGCCCTTCCAGGCGCACGTTGGAAATGCAGTTGCGGTAGGCATCGGTGAGGCCGACGCGAGGCGCCCAGGTGAAGTAGAGGCCGAGGCTGTCTGGCGAGCTGAGGCCAGGGCGCTCGCCGATGAGGATCACCACCATCTTCGCGCCCAGCAACTCGGCCACTTCATCGGCTACCGCGACCCGGCCCTGCTGGACCAGCACCACGGGTGAGAGCGACCAGCCTTCGGCCAGCGCCTGTTCTTCCATGCGTTCGAGGAAGGGCAGGCTGTGGCGTTGTACGGCGAGGGCGGAGAGGCCGTCGGCGACCACCACGGCGAGGTCGTAGCCACCGGGGTTGGTCTGCGCATGTTGCTGCAGGACCTCCCGCGAGGCGGCATCCAGGCGCCGGCCCAGGTCCGGGCGCTGCAGGTAGGTGTCGCGGTCTTTCGCCGCGCTGTGCAGCAACAGGGTGTCGCGCCCGCGCCCAGCAAGCTTCGCGGACAGTTCGGCGTGGTCGAAGGGCAGGTGCACGGCATCCCGCGCCTGGGCGTGGGCGTACTGGAAGTTCAGTTGCGCATTGGTGGGCAGGCTGATGCCGGCACGGCCCAGGGCAATGCGCGCGGGCGTCAGGCGCCGCAGTTCCTGCCAGGGGTTGGCCGTGTGGCCGGAGGTGGGGCGTTGGTCTTTCATCCGTCTCTCCTCGGGGTCAGGCCAGCCGCGCGATGGCCTTGCGGAAGGCCGGCGGCAATTGCTCGCCGAGTATCACCCGGCCGTCGCTCTGTACCAGGATGCCCATGCGCTCCAGCCAGGCCTCGAACTCCGGTGCCGGCTTCAGGCCCAGGCTCTGGCGGGCGTAGAGGGCATCGTGGAACGAGGTGGTCTGGTAGTTGAGCATCACGTCGTCCGAACCGGGGATGCCCATGATGAAGTTGATGCCGGCCACACCGAGCAGGGTCAGCAGGGTGTCCATGTCGTCCTGGTCGGCTTCGGCGTGGTTGGTGTAGCAGATGTCGCAGCCCATGGGCACGCCCAGCAACTTGGCGCAGAAGTGGTCTTCCAGCCCGGCGCGGATGATCTGCTTGCCGTTGTAGAGGTATTCCGGGCCGATGAAGCCCACCACCGTGTTCACCAGGAAGGGGTTGAAGTGCCGCGCCACGGCATAGGCGCGGGCCTCGCAGGTCTGCTGGTCGACGCCGTGGTGAGCGTTGGCGGAGAGGGCGCTGCCTTGGCCGGTCTCGAAATACATCAGGTTGTTGCCCAGGGTGCCGCGCTTCTGCGACAGGCCCGCTTCGTAACCTTCCCGCAGGACTTCCAGGCTCACGCCGAAGCTGGCATTGGCCGCCTCGGTGCCGGCGATGGACTGGAACACCAGGTCCAGCGGCACGCCGCGTTCGATGGCGGCGATGGAGGTGGTGACGTGGGTCAGCACGCAGGCCTGGGTCGGAATCTCGTAGCGCTGGATGATGGCGTCGAGCATTTCCAGCATGGCGCAGATGGAGGAGATGCTGTCGGTGGCCGGGTTGATGCCGAGCATGGCATCGCCATTGCCGTAGAGCAGGCCGTCGAGGATGCTCGCGGCGATGCCGGCGGGCTCGTCCGTGGGGTGGTTGGGCTGCAGGCGGGTGGAGAGCCGGCCGCGCAGGCCCATGGTGTTGCGGAAGCGGGTGACGACGCGGATTTTCTGCGCCACCAGCACCAGATCCTGTACGCGCATGATCTTCGACACGGCGGCGGCCATTTCCGGCGTCAGCCCCTTGGCCAGGGCGCACAGGCTGGCTTCGTCGGCGTGCTCGCTGAGCAGCCAGTCGCGAAAGCCGCCCACGGTCAGGTGGCTGACCGGCGCGAAGGCCGCACGGTCGTGGCTGTCGATGATCAGTCGGGTGACTTCGTCTGCTTCGTAGGGAATCAGTGCTTCATCGAGGAAATGCTTGAGCGGGATATCCGCCAGGGCCATCTGCGCGGCGACGCGCTCGCCATCGCTGGCGGCGGCGACGCCGGCCAGGTAGTCGCCGGAGCGTGCCGGGCTGGCCTTGGCCATCACGTCCTTGAGGCTGTCGAAGCGCCAGGTTTCGCCGCCGACGCTGTGGGAAAAACTGGCCATTTCTGTCTCCGTTCTTGTGATGAACGTGGATCTGCGATTCGGGTAGCTCGGATGCAATCCGGGGAATTCAACGCTCCCGGATTTCATCCGGGCTACGAACACCCCACCGCCTGGCGGTGGGGTGGGGCAGGCCTCAGGCGCGGTTCAGCAGGGCATCGGCCGGTGCGCTGGCGCGATGGTGGGCGGTGAACTGGAAGTAGATATACCCCACCGCCATGAAGCCAAGGAAGATGAATCCGATCAAGGTGTTGAACCAGGCCATTGCCAGCAGGCAGACCACGGCCAGCACCAGGGCGATGGCCGGCACCACCGGGTAGCCCGGTGCGCGGAAGGTGCGTTCCAGGTTCGGTTCGCTGGCGCGCAGCTTGAACAGGCTGAGCATGCTGATGATGTACATCACGATGGCGCCGAACACGCTCATGGTGATCATCGCGGCGGTCAGGCTCATGCCCTGCAGGTTTACCAGGCCGTCGCTGTAGATGGCGGCGATGCCCACCACGCCGCCGGCGATGATGGCGCGGTGCGGGGTCTGGAAGCGCGACAGCTTGGCCAGGCCGCGAGGCAGGTAGCCGGCGCGGGCCAGGGCGAAGAACTGCCGCGAGTAGCCGAGGATGATGCCGTGGAAGCTGGCCACCAGGCCGAACAGGCCGATCCACACCAGCATGTGCATCCAGGTGGAGTCATTGCCCACCACGGCCTTCATGGCCTGGGGCAGCGGGTCGTTGATGCCCGACAGCTCGCGCCAGTCGCCCACGCCGCCGGCCATCACCATCACGCCGATGGCAAGGAATACCAGGGTGAGGATGCCGGCGATATAGGCGCGCGGGATGGTGCGCTTCGGGTCCTTGGCTTCTTCTGCCGCCATGGCCGCGCCCTCGATGGCGAGGAAGAACCAGATGGCGAAGGGGATGGCGGCGAAGATGCCGGGAATGGCCGCGCTAGTGAATTCGCTGGAGCCGGCCCAGCCGTTGACGACGAAGTTGGAGAAGCTGAAGCCCGGCGCCACCACGCCCATGAACACCAGCAGCTCGGCGACAGCCAGCACGGTGACCACCAGTTCGAAGGTGGCGGCGATGCTGACGCCGAGGATGTTCAGGGTCATGAAGATGAGATACGCGCCGACCGCCGCGTGCTTGGGGTCCAACCCCGGATACTGCACGTTGAGGTAAGCGCCAATCGCCATGGCAATGGCCGGCGGGGCGAAGACGAACTCGATCAGGGTGGCGATGCCGGCGATCAGTCCGCCCTTCTCGCCGAAGGCACGACGGCTGTAGGCGAAGGGGCCACCGGCGTGGGGAATGGCAGTGGTGAGTTCGGTGAAACTGAAGATGAAGCAGGTGTACATGGTGGCCACCATCAGGGCGGTGACCAGGAAACCGAGGGTGCCGGCGGTGCCCCAGCCATAGCTCCAGCCGAAGTATTCACCGGAGATCACCAGCCCGACCGCGATGCCCCAGAGGTGCAAGGTGCCGAGCGTTGGTTTTAGTTGTGTTGTGCTCATCGGGACTCCTCGCCCTCGGGGGCGGTGTTGGTGGAAGACCAGGCTCGATCTTATCCAGCGACCCTCCCCAGGACTTGACCCTGGAAGTCCGTGTGCGGCATTTGCGGTCAAGTCGTGCGGCACTGTTACCCATGGCCCCAACGGCCGTGCCCCGACACGGGGCGAGCGCCTGGAAAATGCCCGGAAATGGCTCGCGGAGGCCCTGGCGACGGGCTTGTGTCTGCCCTGCTTCGTGGTGCAGGCGAGGGCATGGGTTTTGCTTGTTTGTCCGTTCAAAAAAGAATCGGTGGACCGTGATGACTCCGTCCCTGTTTTCCAGTACCAGCCTGCAGGCGCCCGCGGCGAGCAACGTCGGTGTGCTCTCGGCTGCCGCCAGCGGTCTCGACCGCTTCATCACCGGGCAGGGCGGTGATCTGGACCGTATCTTCGGCCGCGCCGGCATCGACCCGGAGCAACTGCTGCACCCCACCCTCAGCCTGGCGTTGACCAACTACTGCCAGGTGCTGGAGGAAGCGGCGCGGCAGTCCGGCTGCGATAACTTCGGGCTGCGCTATGGCCAGCAGTTCCAGCCCCGCGACCTGGGGTTGCTGGGCTACGTCGGCCTGTTCTCGAACACGCTGGAAGAGGCGCTGAAGAACTTCGCCGCAGCCTTCCCCTATCACCAGCACAGCACCCTGATCCGCCTGGTGGATTGCGGCGAGTGCCTGCGCTTCGATTACCAGGTACGCCATGGCGCGATCCTCGACCGTCGCCAGGATGCCGAGCTGACCATGGGCATGGCGCTCAATCTGGTCCGCCATGTGCTGGGCCGCGACTGGGCGCCGCGTGCGGTGGCCTTCGAACATGACCGGCCCGAGGGCTGGCAGGAGCACAGCCAGGCATTCGGCGCGCCGGTGCAGTTCGGCCGGCCGTGCAATTTCCTGCTGGTGCCCAAGGGCGATGTGCAGGGCACGCTCATGCCCGAGCGCGATCCCAATCTGCTGTTCCTGTTCCAGGACGTGATCCGCCGGTTGGGCGAGCAGGGGGGCGGACCGAGTCTGCTGGAGGAGGCCGGCACCCAGATCCGCCTGGCCCTGGCATTGGGCGAGCCCTGCCTGGAACAGATCGCCGAACACCTCGAACTGACTCCGGCGGGGCTGCAACGCCGCCTGCGCGAAGAGGGCCTCAGCTTCAGCCAACTGGTGGAGCAGACCCGCCGCGAGCTGGCGCTGCATTACCTGCGCCAACGCCAGCGGCCCATCTCCGAGCTGGCGCCCTTGCTCGGCTACTCCGAAACCAGCGCCTTCTCCCGCGCCTTCCGCCGCTGGTTCGGCGTGAGCCCGCGGCAGTGGCGGGGGGATGAGCGCTGAGGTTTGTGGAGCAGCTTTTGACCTTGGCACGAACAGCCCCTCTCCCTTCAGGGAGAGGGTTGGGGAGAGGGTGAATGCATCTGCGCGGGAGTCCGAAGGGCAGCCCTTCGGCCTGCTCAGCGAATGAATTCGCCCCCACAGGTGTAGGAGCGAGCTCTGCTCGCGAATCGGTGCACGGGAATTTCGCGAGCAGAGCTCGCTCCTACGGAGCACCCATGAAAAAACGCGGCCGGGGCCGCGTTTTTTCGTTACTTGCCGAGGATCAGAAGAAGCCCAGCGGGTTGATGTCGTAGCTCACCAGCAGGTTCTTGGTCTGCTGGTAGTGGTCGAGCATCATCTTGTGGGTTTCACGGCCGACGCCGGACTTCTTGTAGCCACCGAAGGCGGCGTGCGCCGGGTACAGGTGGTAGCAGTTGGTCCACACGCGACCGGCCTTGATGCCACGGCCCATGCGGTAGGCGCGGTTGATGTCGCGGGTCCACAGGCCGGCACCCAGGCCGAACTCGGTGTCGTTGGCAATCGCCAGGGCTTCGGCTTCGTCCTTGAAGGTGGTGACACCCACCACCGGGCCGAAAATTTCTTCCTGGAACACGCGCATCTTGTTGTGGCCCTTGAGCAGGGTCGGCTGGATGTAGTAACCGGTGGACAGGTTGCCTTCCAGCTTCTCCACGGCGCCGCCGGTGAGCACTTCCGCGCCTTCCTGCTGGGCGATGTCGAGGTAGGAGAGGATCTTCTCGAACTGTTGCTGCGAGGCCTGGGCGCCGACCATCGTTTCGGTGTCCAGCGGGTCGCCACGCTTGATGGCTTTGACCTTCTTCATCACCTCGGCCATGAAGGCCGGGTAGATGGATTCCTGCACCAGGGCGCGGGACGGGCAGGTGCACACCTCACCCTGGTTGAAGAAGGCCAGCACCAGGCCTTCGGCGGCCTTTTCGATGAAGGCCGGCTCGGCCTGCATGATGTCTTCGAAGTAGATGTTCGGGCTCTTGCCACCCAGCTCCACAGTGGACGGGATGATGTTCTCGGCGGCGCACTTGAGGATGTGCGAGCCCACCGGGGTGGAGCCGGTGAAGGCGATCTTGGCGATGCGCTTGCTGGTGGCCAGGGCTTCGCCTGCTTCCTTGCCGAAGCCTTGCACCACGTTGAGCACGCCGGGGGGCAGCAGGTCACCGATCAGCTCCATCAGTACCGAAATGCCCAGCGGGGTCTGCTCGGCCGGTTTCAGCACCACACAGTTGCCCGCGGCCAGGGCCGGGGCCAGTTTCCAGGCGGCCATCAGCAGCGGGAAGTTCCACGGGATGATCTGGCCGACCACGCCCAGCGGTTCGTGGATGTGATAGGCGACAGTGCCTTCGTTGATCTCGGCGGCGCCGCCTTCCTGGG comes from the Pseudomonas sp. TCU-HL1 genome and includes:
- a CDS encoding zinc-dependent peptidase codes for the protein MWSYRSWRRRRILARNPVAPEQWATVQRRLPILDGLDETENQRLRERSVLFLHGKRISALPGVELSRDDRLTLAALAQLPLLHLPDLDWYQGFHELVLYPDDFVSPQRHRDAAGVEHEYEDERSGESWQFGPVILAWPGVQASGGWDGYNLVIHELAHKLDMLNGSPNGLPPLHRDMRQSDWALAMQTAFDALNAQLDRDPDAETPIDPYAAEDPAEFFAVASEYFFTAPDLLDQAFPAVYRQLQAFYRQDPLSRLKRLQITHPDYRDATNG
- a CDS encoding DedA family protein — its product is MDFNPIDLILHLDQYLNLLVTNYGTWIYAILFLVIFCETGLVVTPFLPGDSLLFIAGAVCATGGMDPLLLGGLLMLAAISGDSTNYLIGRTVGERLFSNPNSKIFRRDYLQRTHDFYDRHGGKTVTLARFLPIVRTFAPFVAGVGRMPYPRFFAFSVLGTLLWVGGLVTLGFFFGNVPFIKQHLSLMVIAIIGLSMLPMMIGFARSHFRPAAKDAEHSS
- the istA gene encoding IS21 family transposase; protein product: MRKIREVLRLKFEVGLSARQIAVSLQVGRATIGDYLNRFAACGLTWPSALTDAELERQLFPPSPSVPSEQRPIPDWAWIHAELRRPGVTLALLWQEYRLSQPQGFQYSWFCDHYRAWQGKVDVVMRQEHRVGEKLFVDYAGQTVPIIDRRTGEIRQAQIFVAVLGASSYTFAEATWSQQLSDWLGSHARCFAFLGGVPAIVVPDNLRSAVSKTHRYEPDINPSYRDLAEHYAVAIVPARARKPRDKAKVEVGVQVVERWILAALRHRQFFSREELNTAIGALLVRLNQRPFKKLPGSRQSAFETLDQPALRALPEQPYVYAEWKKVRVHIDYHVEVDGHYYSVPYQLVKQQLEVRLTARTVECFHGNQRVASHVRAQLKGRHSTQVGHMPKSHREHAEWTPQRLVRWAEQTGPHTAGVIQHILERRSHPSHGYRACLGILRLGKAHGEDRLEAACQRALSLGACSYKSLESILRQGLERLPLPQQHLPLLPDNHENLRGPRYYH
- the istB gene encoding IS21-like element helper ATPase IstB — encoded protein: MLHHPTLDKLQNLRLHGMLKALSEQLTTPDISSLSFEERLGLLIDRELTEREDKRLSSRLRQARLRHNACIEDLDYRSPRGLDKGLILQLSSGQWLREGLNLIIGGPTGVGKTWLACALAHKACRDGFSVRYLRLPRLLEDLGLAHGDGRFAKLMSSYAKTDLLILDDWGLAPFTAEQRRDMLELLDDRYGQRSTLVTSQMPVENWHELIGDPTLADAILDRLVHNAYRLQLKGESMRKRTRKLTAPGQSD
- a CDS encoding GNAT family N-acetyltransferase; its protein translation is MRIVQATLEHLDLLTPLFVKYREFYGELPFPESSKKFLEKRLSRKESVIYLALSDDDDTRLLGFCQLYPSFSSLSLKRVWILNDIYVAEDARRQLVADRLLQTAKKMARETNAVRMRVSTSVSNEVAHKVYESIGFHEDTEFKNYILPINSD
- the eutC gene encoding ethanolamine ammonia-lyase subunit EutC, with the protein product MKDQRPTSGHTANPWQELRRLTPARIALGRAGISLPTNAQLNFQYAHAQARDAVHLPFDHAELSAKLAGRGRDTLLLHSAAKDRDTYLQRPDLGRRLDAASREVLQQHAQTNPGGYDLAVVVADGLSALAVQRHSLPFLERMEEQALAEGWSLSPVVLVQQGRVAVADEVAELLGAKMVVILIGERPGLSSPDSLGLYFTWAPRVGLTDAYRNCISNVRLEGLSYGMAAHRLLYLMREACRRQLSGVNLKDEAEVPSLSGEPDRALAGNFLLATDHH
- a CDS encoding ethanolamine ammonia-lyase subunit EutB, whose protein sequence is MASFSHSVGGETWRFDSLKDVMAKASPARSGDYLAGVAAASDGERVAAQMALADIPLKHFLDEALIPYEADEVTRLIIDSHDRAAFAPVSHLTVGGFRDWLLSEHADEASLCALAKGLTPEMAAAVSKIMRVQDLVLVAQKIRVVTRFRNTMGLRGRLSTRLQPNHPTDEPAGIAASILDGLLYGNGDAMLGINPATDSISSICAMLEMLDAIIQRYEIPTQACVLTHVTTSIAAIERGVPLDLVFQSIAGTEAANASFGVSLEVLREGYEAGLSQKRGTLGNNLMYFETGQGSALSANAHHGVDQQTCEARAYAVARHFNPFLVNTVVGFIGPEYLYNGKQIIRAGLEDHFCAKLLGVPMGCDICYTNHAEADQDDMDTLLTLLGVAGINFIMGIPGSDDVMLNYQTTSFHDALYARQSLGLKPAPEFEAWLERMGILVQSDGRVILGEQLPPAFRKAIARLA
- the eat gene encoding ethanolamine permease is translated as MSTTQLKPTLGTLHLWGIAVGLVISGEYFGWSYGWGTAGTLGFLVTALMVATMYTCFIFSFTELTTAIPHAGGPFAYSRRAFGEKGGLIAGIATLIEFVFAPPAIAMAIGAYLNVQYPGLDPKHAAVGAYLIFMTLNILGVSIAATFELVVTVLAVAELLVFMGVVAPGFSFSNFVVNGWAGSSEFTSAAIPGIFAAIPFAIWFFLAIEGAAMAAEEAKDPKRTIPRAYIAGILTLVFLAIGVMVMAGGVGDWRELSGINDPLPQAMKAVVGNDSTWMHMLVWIGLFGLVASFHGIILGYSRQFFALARAGYLPRGLAKLSRFQTPHRAIIAGGVVGIAAIYSDGLVNLQGMSLTAAMITMSVFGAIVMYIISMLSLFKLRASEPNLERTFRAPGYPVVPAIALVLAVVCLLAMAWFNTLIGFIFLGFMAVGYIYFQFTAHHRASAPADALLNRA
- the qhpR gene encoding AraC-like transcriptional regulator QhpR, which codes for MTPSLFSSTSLQAPAASNVGVLSAAASGLDRFITGQGGDLDRIFGRAGIDPEQLLHPTLSLALTNYCQVLEEAARQSGCDNFGLRYGQQFQPRDLGLLGYVGLFSNTLEEALKNFAAAFPYHQHSTLIRLVDCGECLRFDYQVRHGAILDRRQDAELTMGMALNLVRHVLGRDWAPRAVAFEHDRPEGWQEHSQAFGAPVQFGRPCNFLLVPKGDVQGTLMPERDPNLLFLFQDVIRRLGEQGGGPSLLEEAGTQIRLALALGEPCLEQIAEHLELTPAGLQRRLREEGLSFSQLVEQTRRELALHYLRQRQRPISELAPLLGYSETSAFSRAFRRWFGVSPRQWRGDER